The DNA window TATTTCTCcacataaattaattgaaatgaccATACAATGAAAAGTTTGTCATATTTCTccacataaaattaattggaaTGATCATACAATGAAAAGCTTTTCCTATTTCTCcacataaattaattgaaatgaccATACAATTAAAAGTTTGTCCTATTTCTCCACATAAAATTAATCGAAATGACTATATTACCATCCTATTGCAATTAcactattataaatatataacatattctCTTGATATTGTTAAATCATTCATAACTTATCACATATAGTTTCCACAAGTCTCCATAATGAATTTTAACGTTAatgattcatcatcatcatcttcttcttcagatgatgataatatgatgattcatcaAAGACAACAAAATTTATGTCGTCTtcacaaaaataacaaaatgatcATCCAACAACTTCTTGAACAATAAAGCCAACAAGTATTACATCGTGGTTCAGTTCCTAGACATATTGTCATCAATCGTGATCGTGAAAATGTCGATCGTAGAttatataatgattattttttagataatcCAATGTATAATGAGACCATGTTTCGTCGGAGATATCGAATGTCTCACTCATTGTTCCTTCGAATTGTTGATGTAGTCAAAGATCATGATCGTTACTTTCAACAATAATTGGACAATGCGGACACACTTGGATTATctttaatacaaaaaaataacgGCAGTTTTTTGTATGTTGGCATATAGTGCTCCAGCATATGCCACATATGAGTATATTAAAATTGGAGAATTTACTATAGTTGTAAGTATGAAAAAAATTTGTCGCGTTGTGGTTGAGATATTTAGTGAACGCTATCTTAGAAGGTCAACACCAAATGATATTTCTAGACTTCTCAATATTGGCCAGCAACGTGGATTTCCTGGAATGTTAGGCAGTTTAGATTGTATGCATTGGAGGTGGAAAAATTGTCCAACCGCGTGGGCGGGGCAATACACATGCCGTAATGGAAAGCCTAATATCATTCTCGAAGTTGTCACAGATTATGATCTTTGGATATGGCATGCATATTTTGGTTTGTCAGGCACCAACAATGATATAAACGTGTTAAAGCCATCTCATCTGTTCTCGGATCTAACTCAAGGTATTTCTCCTCCAACTCATTATGTAATTCAAGGAAAAGAATATAACACATGCTATTATTTAGCTAATGGCATATATCCAAAATGGTCTACTCTTGTGCAAACAATTCATGAGCCATGTGGTcggaagaaaaaatattttgcaatGAAACAAGAAACATATAGAAAAGACGTTGAACGTGCATTCGAAATTCTTCAATCACGTTTTTTCTATTATAGCAAAACCGATACGATATTGGAGAAAAGAAGTGTTGCATGATATAATGACTACGTGCATAATTTTGCATAATATGATTGTTGAGGATGAACGTGACCTTAATGCACATATCGAAATTGAAATAGAAACACATTCACTAGAGGTTGAGATGATGATAGATGAAAATACTCGATTTCAAGATTTCATATCTCGGTacagaaaaataagaaataaaaatgcacaCATTGAACTTCGTAATGCATTAATCGATCATCTGTGGGAAGAGTACACCAATTCCGAGAATTGATACATTGTTTATGTTATGTGTAAGTGTACTaagtgttttttattaataatgtttgttttaatataatatgtttgtttatttaaatgtattattgaattattttgttgtttatgaattattgatatataattaattttattaaatgaatgagaaaagattgaggttaaatatgtaaagttaataaatatatatataatattaataaggttaaaaagttagtgtaagaaagaaatattctaaaaatattttttggggtTTGGAACTGAGTTTTGAGTTatagatgaattactgtttgatgtgacgtttactgcattttgagtttgagaaagAGTTTGtaggttggagatggtcttagaGATAGATAAAGACATAAATGAGTATTTCcaacaatattttcaaatattttgacccatacaatttttttttttaaaatataacgtttaatttagttatgtttttttttttataattgttgagtgagttatatatttatataataataattatatttattactagGTTACCATATACTCACACCATAATACACGACTTGTTTGGTGAAAGTAAACAGTTCTTATTTGTAGGTTTTGATATGTATTtgaactataaaattaaaaatgataaatataaattttaaacttgaAACTTATCGTTATAGGTAAGGATGATAATGGTTCGGTTCGAAAAATTACCGCAAAATTGCATTACCAACTCTGTCTCTGTCTCGATTCCCGATcggaattttaaatataaaccatcGTTATAAACCATCATCACCCTGGTCAGTATGAAATATCTCCGCAGAGtaccaaaaattgaaaaacaatttaaattttaaatataaataataaaattaaataatttatataaattaaataatcaaaatatcaaacaaaaataatattcaataataataattttaaaatattaaatttttaaacaaaaaaaatccaacaatcataatttttcaaaatataacataaattttattgtttacataaaataaaagagatattttttttttaataaaaagtaaaacaaaattaatgatagcattaaataagtaatattaattattttaaattactttagttaaatttttttctttttttcattttttattcgaATATCAATGCAGGacatgtaaatataatttttatcctGGCCAAATTCGACAACAAACAAAATTTTGGCATGATCCTCGTCAACATATTTCGGATTTTTTCATTCCACCCCGATCACGGTCGAAACGGGAGAAAACTACACCGATCGGTTCAGATGGGTTAGTGTGGAGGCAGTTTTTGTattgttttcttaattaaatttacaacaaattaactgttatattttgtttgatgtgagtgatgcaaatttataaatataatttttttttgtacataATAAAAACCCCGATGTTAAAATCTGTACAAAtttgaaacaattaaaaaaaattgacataatttgtgattatttattttcggtatttttataaatatattattaatatttttcttggtTAAAAGTGAGTTTTTAGCCTAAGAAAACCCTCTTCATGAAAAAAAGAGACCTTGGAAACCCTAGAGACACCGATTAGCCGAAGAAGGTGAGGTTCCATCTTCCCAAAGCTATGGCTTCTACTCTCATCAGGCAGATTCTCAGAAAGCAATCTTCCACAACCATCATCTCTTTGTTCAATAAACCCTACTATTCTAATCCCAATCTTGCTCTACCACTGTCCAATTACCTTTCAAACGACCCATGTTTCCTGGACAACAAATCTTACCTCCCGCAGAACACCATTCTTTCTCTAGCATCATTAGATCCCTCTAACGCAAATGATCATCGACCTTCTCCTCCTACAATCCCAATATTCCCAATGCTTCCTTTCGCCTTCTGTCTACACTCAATTCCTCCATCCGTGTCTGGAGTCGTGCTTTCGGAATCCGAAGGTGTTTCTGGGGACGAGACGAAGATATGGGCTGATAGCGTcaaaaagaagaggaagagaaagatgaacaagcacaaatacagaaagCTGAGAAAACGTCTCAGCAGACAGACCTAATGCCATCAATATTTGGTGAGAAATAGTCTCTTGATAAAAGCTTCTTTTATTTCTAACTGGCGGATCTGGCCATGGGCAAATGTCTTTGCTTTCTTTTGGCCATGACAAATCTGTAGGTTTGTTGAAAGAGTAAATGTTATGCAGCATTTGGGTAGTGATAGGGTTAATATTGTAACTAGATTAGTAGAGTTAACTACTGACTTACAAATAGTAGAGTATTATAGTTATGAATGGTAAAATTGGGAGATCTAGTTTCACTCATCTCAGGCTCTTCACTTAATCATCTCTATGCTGGTATGTTACATTAAAGTAGCATGATTgtgtttatttatcttctctCATATGAATGAAGCACTAGTAGAACCTTTCAGCTTGTTATTGTGCACCACATTTTTGTAATCTTcattctgattttttttcatgGCTCTATGTGTCAAAATTCCGAGTTACAACTACAATGATATGGTCTATGAATGCATTGTTTACCATTCTCCTTAATCGGACGCCTTCAGTCATCAGCAATTACTATCTatggaaaagaaaaaagaagccATACCAGTCAAACTTTATGTGCTTTTGTGATGAATCATACTTATACTTGTGAACTCAAGTAGGACGCAATTTGACTATCCAATGTATTAGGTATGTTGTGTGATGGTGAGTGGAAGCACAAAAAAGCTGTCTTTGTTATGAAGTTTATGATTGCAGATATTTGGTTCCTTGGATCCTTAGGAAATATAGTATAGTTTTTCCAGTCTGTTTTTGTGGTGTGTTTTTGCTTGGAATGATTATCCTCCGAGACTCCGTCAAGCAAGTACCATATACCATTATACTGAGTTTTGTTTTTTGTGTATGcgaaaactacatttatattgaGTTATGTTATGTCAAAGAGATATGATATATCTTTGACTCATTTGTCCACAAAAGCTGAAAAAAGCCTATCAACAAGAGATAAAGAGAGTTGTGGTTCCTTACCTTTTATCTTGGCTTTTCATTACAAAATATACGTTCTATTCATCCCATATATTTAGTGCAATTTGTTTGTATAGTTGATTAAGCATcttgtttacattttttttgtgtCATGAGATAGTTCGTTTGGATTTTGATTTAAATGTTGTAGTCTTGGTGGAGACACTGCATTTAGATGGCATCTAGTTACATCCTATTTTTTTGGGGGATACCACCCAAGTGTTCTTTATCTGTAATGAGTTGAGAAACCTGTTTGTTAGAAAATGAAGGTTCTTCATTCCCTTTGTTGTTGTGTTGTAGAGCTGTGGATGATTCCATTTAACATATGTATTGACCCCATTTGTAAACAcctgggccttgtttgatcttgggttatttgaataaccaagtggtGATTTCCAAATAATCatgtttgatgtaggttttttacaatctcattatttttgggttatttgggtaaaaatgACATTAGGGGTATACatatatgatgaattctttTAATATCGTAATTTGATTGATGAGTAGATTGTTGATGGAtagtgagttatttgaaattaatctcaaataacccatgtcaaacaaggccttataatttatttttctgatCCATATGAGAAACAACCAATAAATTTCTTGTTATGTCTTTGACTTAGTttagttttcaaatatattCTCATCCAGAAACATTTCTGGATGTAGAATTTTGGACCAGGTGTTATCAAATAGTGGATTGTGGGTGAGATGCAGATAGTGGTGTCCACTTATACAGGTTAAAATAAATCAACGGTTAATATAAGGTGTGAAGGTGTACGAGCCTTCTTGTTCTATGACCCATGTGATTGGTATTTGTTATTTGTGAGCTGAGATTCAGTAAATGGTCTATTTCTCATTTTGGTTTCTTATTCTTGAGTCATTCTTGAAAGTAGTAGGGTCATTGAACCTACAATGCTTAGCTTTTAAAGGTCACCATAGGTCGATTATTGCTTGTGTTGGTTTGCATTCGCCATTAAGTGTCTGTTCCgagtatattaaataaataaaaaaagattagaaAAATTTTTAGAATGAATACAAACAAGACAATTTATAAGTTTTGGTTGCATTGATTCTCCTATTAAACTTATTTGGCTCTTTCCTCTGTCTTCTTGAAGCAGCAACAGGACAGGAGGAAAGGGTGGTGGTGGTTAGCTGAAGTTATGATCAGTCACAGGTGGAAACTATCCTTTTTTGGGCTATCTTTACCTTCCATGTTTTTTCTTCAGTACATTTGCAGTTCTTGAATAGTTTAAATAAGCAAAGCATGGATACACTGCATTGGGGCTTACTTTTTAGAAACTACAATATTGGAGTCTTTTGGtaaggatttttttttgtttcttttaaagATTTTGTGATTAGTGGATGACAACACTCTTTTATATTAACGGCTCGATTAAGGAATGATTATTGTTTGATTCTTTCCTTTAATCCAGTGATACATGTCTTAGCTATTTGCAAAGATGTTTGTGTGATTAACTATGATGCAATATTAGTTGTTTTCAGGGAGTTCAAATTTCTGTCAATTATAATGTGGAACCCTAATGATGATTTTAATGTTAGATTGCCACTTTTTTCTTAATAAGATTGGACAttcttttttcacttttttctaAAATGACACTCattgattttcaatttttttttattggaggagagaatgatatatttcttttcttagtaacaatatataatgaattattgaGTTGGGTGaggtttattttattcatacttATGGCAAAGTGAGTGATATTTGAACTCTAATcttgtattttctttttccaataACATATCTCATGTGACATTAATTCACACGCAACAATTTCACTTTCAATCTAGATTACAATTAACAACAAAAAGAATGACAATCTTCTTATACATTTATGATCCAATGTGTTTTCACAAAATTCAActttgataataaatttttacaaaagattgttttttttaatatgaacgAGAACTTATTCCGCCCATATCCTATCTAATCTGAATTGTCTCCTATGCGACGGGTTTTCTCCAATTTAACATATAGTTGACGAGAGGTGATAATGTTTGATTTTCCATTCCAAACATAACCCAACATACACTTATATTTACATTGATTGAAATATGTgtaattatatttcatattaaaatgaatatttaacaaaataaaaataatgttttaataaatttataactatttttttacaaacaaaGGCAATTGAGTTGgatttatttgttgattttaatAAGTATTAAAAGTGATAAGTTTTGAAACAAAATTGATCTGCTTGGTTTAGCCATTATGGAGTGGAGTGAGTGAGATTCTAGTACTAATGAATTTGCCGGCATGCGTGTTGAGGCCATGACCGGAAAAAAAACCCTCTACTTTAAAATAAGAATCAAactggaagagagagagagagagagagacggCGACGGCGGACAGCCGGAGATACGGCGGCGGAAGAGGAGAAGGGCGGTGGTGGTTctgtcttttattttatttttttgttaataatttgtttttgggTTGCCTTTATCTTTTGGGCTGTGAAAGAAAGAAAGTCCTGTCTATTTCATATGTAACAATAATGTTAATACCTCCATGCGTGAAAAAAGACCGCTCCTTCTCTCCCttatctctctctttctttctttcttctctttgcTGAAAAAGACTTAGAACCTTCTTGAATTCAAACAAAAggaagttttcaaataaaaccagCGCCGATCTGGGTTTTCCATCTAGGAATAGATAATTGGGAGGAGGGGAGTGAGTAAAACAGAGAGATGGGAGGTGTTACATCATCAATGGCTTCCAAATTAGCTTTCTTTCCCCCAAACCCACCTTCATACAAACTGGTTACGGATGGCCTCACTTCTCTTTTACTTCTCAGTCCATTCCCTCACCGAGAAAACGTAGAAATCTTGAAACTTCCTACGCGTCGTGGCACAGAGATTGTCGCTATCTATGTTCGACACCCTATGGCTACTTCCACACTTCTCTACTCTCATGGTAACGCTGCCGATCTAGGACAAATGTATGAGCTCTTCATCGAACTCAGCATCCACCTCAAAGTTAATCTCATGGGGTAAACATTTCTTATAATACCTTTGGATCTCACAGTTTTCTCACTTTGATTTAGGGATTGTTTagttttagggtttatgtttaAGTTTGCTTGTTGAGCTGAgcttcaattcaattcaatccaACCCTTTGCTTTCTTCCAAACTTACTTTGCAGGTATGATTACTCTGGATATGGACAATCTTCCGGAAAGGTGAGCACAAATGGTAACTCTGGTTATGATTTTTTCTaagaaacataattttcaaatgAGGGTTATCCCAGTTTACTTATATTCTATCTGTTTTGGCTGCAGCCTAGTGAGCAGAATACTTATGCAGATATTGAAGCTGCTTATAAATGTCTGGAAGAGAGTTATGGTGCTAAACAAGAAGATATCATTCTTTATGGACAATCTGTTGGTAGTGGTCCAACTTTGGATCTTGCTGCTCGTCTTCCTAATCTTAGAGCTGTTGTTTTGCATAGCCCTATTCTTTCTGGGTTGAGAGTTATGTATTCTGTAAAACGCAGCTATTGGTTTGATATTTACAAGGTATAATGAATTGAAATTTGATAATCGTTTCAAAAGGATTTGGTCACTGTGTTATTTCTAATTGAATCTATGTTTCTTCCACCATTTGCAGAATGTAGACAAAATTCCTCTTGTCAAGTGTCCTGTGCTCATAATTCATGTAAGTTTCCTTGTAtgtattcattcattcattagtATGTGACTTGtgttgtttgatttgttttggtTGATGCTTTCTCTGCTCGTATTAGGGTAAATTGCTGGTAGTATTAAAACATTTGGCTTGATTTGGAAATGGTTATACACTTAAACTATCAAAAGTTACTTATAAGTAAGTTAGAGTTCGATTTCCACTAAGAACACCTTAGATTGAAGTGGGGGATCGTGCTgacttcctaaattaaaaaaaaaaaatgtaagttagAAAAGTTCTTATGAAGTTTTCTTTATGAAGTGGGGGTAAAATGGGAAACAAATTCAATTGTAATGATGTTTGAGTTCAAGGGAGGAAAGGATTGATCCATTTTGAGCTTTGTTAACATCCATGTGTGTTATTTTCCTTGTCTTTTcgtcttttttttttccaaaagatATAGCATTTTTTACTCGAATATCACATTAACCATGGTGAAACATTCATAGTCTGATACAAGTAATGACATGATTTGTATGAGTTAAACAACAAAATCAAACGTACAATAAAGAAACCTCATAGCTCCAAATCGAGGTTCTTAAAAAAAGGACTAAAATCAA is part of the Impatiens glandulifera chromosome 1, dImpGla2.1, whole genome shotgun sequence genome and encodes:
- the LOC124917591 gene encoding alpha/beta hydrolase domain-containing protein 17B-like, whose protein sequence is MGGVTSSMASKLAFFPPNPPSYKLVTDGLTSLLLLSPFPHRENVEILKLPTRRGTEIVAIYVRHPMATSTLLYSHGNAADLGQMYELFIELSIHLKVNLMGYDYSGYGQSSGKPSEQNTYADIEAAYKCLEESYGAKQEDIILYGQSVGSGPTLDLAARLPNLRAVVLHSPILSGLRVMYSVKRSYWFDIYKNVDKIPLVKCPVLIIHGTSDEVVDCSHGRQLWELCKEKYEPLWLKGGKHCNLELFPEYIRHLKKFVSSVERSPSRRHSSRRSTDHFENSSSRRSTDQQFEQPRRSCDVVFVPVESCSRKSTDRREKPRKSTDSRHEKLKSQFSHPSEKLEKMKMTFDQMERSRRSVDCFEKSRKSVDHQMERARKSVDMEWIRSG